TCACCGACTTCGGCGGCAGCAACGGCGACGTCAGCATTGGCAACGATTGCTGGATAAGCTCCCATGCCATCATTTTGTCTGGCATCACCATCGGCAATGGCGCAGTGGTCGCGGCCGGTTCAGTGGTAACAAAAAACGTCGCGCCCTACTCCATCGTCGGAGGCAACCCGGCCAAGCACATCCGCTGGCGTTTCGATGAACCGACTCGCCAAATCCTTGAACAATCCGCCTGGTGGGAGTGGCCCGAGGCGGAGGTTCGCGCAGTGGCCCATCTGCTCTGCAGCAGCGACATCGAGCCTTTCGTCGAGTACCTCAAACAGCGGGCTCGCTGATTTCACTGGGAATACACCGAGCGTCCCTCTTGAACCGGCCTCAGCACGAGGTCGGGTTGGCAAGGAGGATGCAGAGCTGGCGTTCTGAGGTGGGATTAGCAACGTTTTGCAAATCGCAGACAGCAAAAAGGGGTCACCGTTTCCGATGACCCCTCTAGACCGCCCAGCAGAGCGGATTTTGTTTGGTAGGCGCGATTGGACTCGAACCAACGACCCCCACCATGTCAAGGTGGTGCTCTAACCAACTGAGCTACGTGCCTGCTGTGAGGCGGCATTCTACGGAATTGCGCAGGGGTGTCAACCTCTTTTTTGCAGCTAAGCCTATGAATATGCGAATTTTTTATTTGCAGCTGGCACACCCGCCTTTTCCGGGTGGCTGGCAGGCAATTTTCAACTGAGGTAGGATCTGGCCACTCGTAAAAAATATAAAACAGAGGTTCCAGGATGGCGAACACCCCCTACCCCCAATCGTATTACGCCGCTTCCGCGAATGCCGTTCCGCCTCGCCCGACGTTGCAAGGCGACGTCGAAACCGATGTCTGCGTGATCGGCGCCGGCTATACGGGCTTGTCCAGCGCGCTGTTTCTGCTGGAGAACGGTTTTCGCGTGACGGTACTGGAAGCCGCCAAGGTGGGCTTTGGCGCGTCGGGCCGCAATGGCGGGCAGATCGTCAACAGTTACAGCCGCGATATCGATGTGATCGAGCGCAGCGTCGGGGCTCAGCAAGCCCAACTGCTGGGGCAGATGGCGTTCGAGGGCGGCAGGATCATTCGCGAGCGGGTCGCCAAGTATCAGATCCAGTGCGACCTGAAGGACGGCGGCGTGTTCGCCGCGCTCAACAGCAAGCACATGGGCCATCTGGAGTCGCAGAAGCGCCTGTGGGAGCGCTACGGCCATACGCAGCTGGAGTTGCTGGACGAACGCCGTATCCGCGAGGTGGTGGCCTGCGACAATTATGTCGGCGGCCTGCTGGACATGAGTGGCGGGCATATCCACCCGCTCAACCTGGCGCTCGGTGAAGCGGCCGCGGTGGAGTCGCTGGGCGGCACGATCTATGAGCAATCGGCGGCGGTGCGTATCGAGCGCGGCGCCAATCCGGTGGTGCACACCGCCGAGGGCAAGGTCCGGGCCAAGTTCATCATCGTCGCGGGCAATGCCTACTTGGGCAACCTGGTGCCGGAGCTGGCGGCCAAGTCGATGCCGTGCGGCACACAGGTGATCACCACCGCGCCACTGGGGGACGAACTCGCCAGGACGCTTCTGCCGCAGGATTACTGCGTGGAAGACTGCAACTACCTGCTCGACTACTACCGCCTTACGAGCGACAAGCGCCTGATCTTCGGCGGCGGCGTGGTGTACGGCGCGCGCGATCCGGCGAATATCGAGGCAATCATCCGGCCGAAAATGCTCAAGGCCTTCCCGCAACTCAAGGATGTGAAGATCGACTACGCCTGGACCGGCAATTTCCTACTGACCTTGTCGCGACTGCCGCAGGTGGGTCGCCTGGGTGACAACATTTACTACTCGCAGGGCTGCAGCGGCCATGGCGTGACCTACACGCACCTGGCAGGCAAGGTACTGGCCGAAGCATTGAGAGGCCAGGCCGAACGTTTTGACGCGTTTGCCGACCTGCCGCACTACCCGTTCCCGGGCGGGCAACTGTTGCGCACGCCGTTTGCGGCGCTGGGGGCTTGGTACTACGGCTTGCGGGACAAGTTGGGGTTCTGACACTGCCAAGGGGGCCGGCTCGCCGGCTCTCGCAACACATCACCAAATCGCAGACACAAAAAACCCCGGTCTTTCGACCAGGGTCTTTGCTATCGGATCAAAGCAGCCAATGGCTTTCTTTGTGCTTCAAGGCGTTCAGTGGGCCTTGAGGCAGATATGGCGCAGCGGACGGGACTCGAACCCGCGACCCCCGGCGTGACAGGCCGGTATTCTAACCGACTGAACTACCGCTGCGTATCGCTTGACTGGCTGAGCGTAAACCCTCAACCGTCTTTAAACGTCTGACCGAGCAACCTTGGCTGTTCGATCTCAAGCCCGATAACTCGAACCTGGAAAATATGGCGCAGCGGACGGGACTCGAACCCGCGACCCCCGGCGTGACAGGCCGGTATTCTAACCGACTGAACTACCGCTGCGCGTCGGTGCAACCTTTAACGTTGCGTCTTGCCCAAGGGCAAAACTCTCAAGAAGTGGTGGGTGATGACGGGATCGAACCGCCGACCCTCTGCTTGTAAGGCAGATGCTCTCCCAGCTGAGCTAATCACCCTTTGCTTCGTTGAGGCCGCGAAATTTACGCAGGTAGCAGACCTAAGTCAATAGCCTGCTTGAAGTT
This region of Pseudomonas asgharzadehiana genomic DNA includes:
- a CDS encoding NAD(P)/FAD-dependent oxidoreductase: MANTPYPQSYYAASANAVPPRPTLQGDVETDVCVIGAGYTGLSSALFLLENGFRVTVLEAAKVGFGASGRNGGQIVNSYSRDIDVIERSVGAQQAQLLGQMAFEGGRIIRERVAKYQIQCDLKDGGVFAALNSKHMGHLESQKRLWERYGHTQLELLDERRIREVVACDNYVGGLLDMSGGHIHPLNLALGEAAAVESLGGTIYEQSAAVRIERGANPVVHTAEGKVRAKFIIVAGNAYLGNLVPELAAKSMPCGTQVITTAPLGDELARTLLPQDYCVEDCNYLLDYYRLTSDKRLIFGGGVVYGARDPANIEAIIRPKMLKAFPQLKDVKIDYAWTGNFLLTLSRLPQVGRLGDNIYYSQGCSGHGVTYTHLAGKVLAEALRGQAERFDAFADLPHYPFPGGQLLRTPFAALGAWYYGLRDKLGF
- a CDS encoding CatB-related O-acetyltransferase, giving the protein MKLLRKWREHQERKALRAMTALERSTQKLRNRYPKYSFGLGTYGDVKVHDWNEGTTLRVGAYTSIAGDVEVYLGGHHRTDWLSCYPFPAKIKALAHITDFGGSNGDVSIGNDCWISSHAIILSGITIGNGAVVAAGSVVTKNVAPYSIVGGNPAKHIRWRFDEPTRQILEQSAWWEWPEAEVRAVAHLLCSSDIEPFVEYLKQRAR